The Geotoga petraea genomic sequence GGACTGGATAATTATGCTCCTGCTTCTGTTAATGATTTAATTTATAAAAACTTTGACTATTGGGCTTTAGGCCATTATCATAAAAATACTATTTTAAAAGAAAACCCTTATATTGTTTATCCAGGAACAACACAAGGACTTTCCATAAATGAAAACGGGGTAAAAGGTTATTATCTTGTAAAAGTGTACAATAAAAATACAGAAATTGAATTCAAAAAATCAAGTGTTTTAGAATGGGAAGTACTTCCTATAAATACTGAAGGAATAGATACACTTGATCTACTTTTAAATAATTTATCAAAAGAAATAAACAAAATAAAAAATGAAATCCCAAAAATTTTGAGAATAGTTTTGACAGGACATACCGCCTTACACAATGATCTTACAGAAGATAACTTAAACGATATACTTATGAAATTCAGAGAGGCTGAAATAGAGGAAGAAAATTTTGTTTGGATTGAAAGTATTAAAAACAACACCAAACCAGAAATAGAATTAGAAGAACTAAAAAGAGAAAACGACTTTATTTCAAAGTTTATAGATAATTACGTAAATTCTGAAGAAAACTTTGAAGATTTATTGTCTACAGATAACTCATATCCAAGATTGAAAAAATATATTAAAATGTTTTCCGAAGAAGAAAAAAAAGAGATACTGGAAAACAGTATGATCGATGGAATTGACTATCTAAGAGGTGAAAAATATGAAAATTAAAGATCTAAAAATAGATAGTTTTGGAAAAATCAAAAACCTTGAATTAAATAAGTTCAGTTCGGGGATAAACTTTATTTATGGTGAAAACGAGACTGGTAAAACCAGCATAAGAAACTTTCTCAATTTTATGTATTTTGGAAGGGTTGGAAAAAGATTTTCAAATTATGATAAAATGAAAGGTTATCTATCTATAGAAAAAAACAATAAAGAATACAAATTCAACAGAAACGAAAACAATATAGAT encodes the following:
- a CDS encoding metallophosphoesterase family protein yields the protein MKDNNFTFIHCSDLHLGRNFSHREQIDQKVFDYILNSSYESFKNIVRDAIKFNIDFMVISGDVFDTISHKLKAQLFLKEQFEKLNNHGINVYMIHGNHDPIEEWKRNIEFPKNVYTFPPDKIETYEFKKGNETLAKISGISYARSDVQENLSLKFEVKKEDFFNIAILHSNVGGIKGLDNYAPASVNDLIYKNFDYWALGHYHKNTILKENPYIVYPGTTQGLSINENGVKGYYLVKVYNKNTEIEFKKSSVLEWEVLPINTEGIDTLDLLLNNLSKEINKIKNEIPKILRIVLTGHTALHNDLTEDNLNDILMKFREAEIEEENFVWIESIKNNTKPEIELEELKRENDFISKFIDNYVNSEENFEDLLSTDNSYPRLKKYIKMFSEEEKKEILENSMIDGIDYLRGEKYEN